In Nematostella vectensis chromosome 12, jaNemVect1.1, whole genome shotgun sequence, the genomic window gacataccatgcacaccagacaaaccatataaaccagacataccatgcacaccagacgAACCACctaaaccagacataccatgcacacAAGACGAACCACctaaaccagacataccatgcacaccagacaaaccatATAAACCAGACAgaccatgcacaccagacgAACCATctaaaccagacataccatgcacaccagacaaaccatATAAACCAGACAGACCATGCACACAAGACAAACCAcataaaccagacataccatgcacaccagacaaaccaGGCATACAAGGCAAACAACAAGACCAACTAGCAAAATATGTAGTGATAAGTTGTATGATGCACCATGACTCTACCCTGGACATCAGCCAAATTCTTGTGCTTTAATTAGGATGTTCAGTAGATATAGTATTACTTATCCAAATACGGTGATGGAAGCTTTTTataacttggtattttgctggAATTTGCAAAGCAGCTTTTTATATTCATCTGCTACAGGTTTATTAGTTATCCTCGAACAGAGACCAATATGTTTCCATCCTCGCTTAACCTGGCTGAACTGGTGGAGAAGCAAGTCCAGGATGCAAACTGGGGAGGTAATTTGATCAGCATTCCATGATGGTGCTATAGCCAGGGAGTATTCCGTGGTGGTACTATAGCCAGGAGATATTCTGTGATGGTACTATAGCCAGGAGATATTTTGTGATGGTACTATAGCCAGGAGATATTCTGTGATGGTACTATAGCCAGGGGGTATTCTGTGATGGTACTATAGCCAGGAGATATTCTGTGATGGTACTATAGCCAGGGGGTATTCTGTGATGGTACTATAGCCAGGAGATATTCAGTGATGGTACTATAGCCAGGAGATATTCTGTGATGGTACTATAGCCAGGGGGTATTCTGTGATGGTACTATAGCCAGGAGATATTCCATGATGGTACTATAGCCAGGGAGTATTCTGTGATGGTACTATAGCCAGGAGATATTCTGTGATGATACTATAGCCAGGAGATATTCTGTGATGGTACTACACAGGAGATATTCTGTGATGGTAAGCCAGGAGATATTCTGTGATGGTACTATAACCAGGAGATATTCCGTGATGGTACTATAGCCAGGAGATATTCTGTGATGGTACTATAGCCAGGAGATATTCTGTGATGGTACTATAGCCAGGAGATATTCTGTGATGGTACTATAGCCAGGGGGTATTCTGTGATGGTACTATAGCCAGGAGATATTCCGTGATGGTACTATAGCCAGGAGATATTCTGTGATGGTACTATAGCCAGGGGGTATTCTGTGATGGTACTATAGCCAGGAGATATTCAGTGATGGTACTATAGCCAGGAGATATTCTGTGATGGTACTATAGCCAGGGGGTATTCTGTGATGGTACTATAGCCAGGAGATATTCCATGATGGTACTATAGCCAGGGAGTATTCTGTGATGGTACTATAGCCAGGAGATATTCTGTGATGATACTATAGCCAGGAGATATTCTGTGATGGTACTACACAGGAGATATTCTGTGATGGTAAGCCAGGAGATATTCTGTGATGGTACTATAACCAGGAGATATTCCGTGATGGTACTATAGCCAGGAGATATTCTGTGATGGTACTATAGCCAGGAGATATTCTGTGATGGTACTATAGCCAGGAGATATTCTGTGATGGTACTATAGCCAGGGGGTATTCTGTGATGGTACTATAGCCAGGAGATATTCCGTGATGGTACTATAGCCAGGAGATATTCTGTGATGGTACTATAGCCAGGAGATATTCTGTGATGGTACTATAGCCAGGGGGTATTCCGTGATGGTACTATAGCCAGGGGGTATTGTGATGGTAATATAGCCAGGAGATATTCTGTGATGGTACAATAGCCAGGAGATATTCCGTGATGGTTCTATAGGCAGGAAGTATTCCGAGATGGTACTATAGCCAGGGGGTATTGTGATGGTACTATAGACAGGGGGTATTGTGATGGTACTATAGCCAGGAGATATTCTGTGATGGTACTATAGCCAGAGAATATTCTGTGATGGTACTATAGCCATGAGATATTCCATGATTGTACTATAGCCAGGAGATATTCTGTGATGGTACTATAGCCAGGAGATATTCTGTGATGGTACTATAGCCAGGAGATATTCTGTGATGGTACTATAGCCAGGAGATATTCTGTGATGGTACTATAGCCAGGAGATATTCTGTGATGGTACTATAGCCAGGAGATATTCTGTGATGGTACTATAGCCAGGGGGTATTCTGTGATGGTACTATAGCCAGGGGATATTCTGTGATGGTACTATAGCCAGGAGATATTCTGTGATGGTACTATAGCCAGGAGATATTCCGTGATGGTACTATACCCAGGAGCTATTCCATGATTGTACTATAGCTAGGAGATATTCCGTGATGGTACTATACCCAGGAGCTATTCCATGATGGTACTATAGCCAGGAGGTATTCTATGATGGTACTATAGCCAGGAGGTATTCTGTTATGGTACTATAGCCAGGAGATATTCTGTGATGGTTCCAGGTCCACTGCCCCTTCTTCttttcactgttttttttaatcccaTGCAGTAATGCTACCTTAGAATGTGCCTTCAACAAGAAATGTCTTATTGCCTTaatgaaaacagaaaatacaGCTGATTAGAATATAGCAACATTCAATGCTGTTGAGTCCATGATTTCTTACATTGAGTTTGTTACAGGGTTTGCAAGCGATGTGTTAGCTAATGGACCAAATCCTCGTCAAGGATCCAAGACAGATAATGCTCATCCCCCAATCCATCCCACACAATACACTAATAACTTACAGGTAAGCATTTGACTGTATGTCTGAGGGTCACTTTTCACAAGTGTACTGTAGATtctttatgtttattttatgtCAGTTCACACAAAGACTTTTCAGCATATTTGCACTTATCGATACTTCATTTCTGAAATCTCACTGACATCTCATTAACATCATTTCATATAGTTTTACTTGAGACAGGGTATTGAATGTACAGTATAGGTAAACTTGACTTATACAGTATTTAACAGGTTATTTTAAACATACAGTATAAAACAAGGTAAACTTGACTTATTTTTGATAGGGTAATGACAAGAGACTGTATGAGTTCATTGTGCGCCATTTCCTGGCATGCTGTTCTCAGGTTTGTATTTGATGATTTACTACCTTTGCGAAGGAACTGAAAAAATGATTGTTTTATGTAAATTCTAGTAATGGAAAGGGACTTTTCACAGCCTGTTTCAACCCCTTTAACTTTCAATCGTAATAATTCATTTTCAAGTAAAAGTTCAAGCTACTGATGCTTTCAATCTTGTTCTGTTGCCTTTATTTTGTAAGCAGTAATACCTGTTTCTTTCCTTATTTCCGATAAGTTGTCAAACTTGTGTTACCCCGTACAGTATGTCATGTTAGCTTCCAAGTcttttaaataaagaaaacatgttttttagGATGCGCAAGGACGGGAGACAAGTGTGGAGATTGATATCGCTGGTGAAAAAGTAAGACCCTAATTTCTTAGTTATCCACAAGTGCCTCTAAACCACGGCATATTTCAGAACTTTAAGAAGGAAATTTTGTTAGATTTAATCTCTTGCCTTGAAAGTATGATATCTTTTTAACCCTTGACATGTCAATGGTGTATTCCAGTTCACTGCAACAGGCCTGATGATTACAGCTCGTAACTATCTTGATGTGTACCCTTATGACAGGTGGAGCACAAAGGTAAGGGACTTGCATCACTCTCTTTTAATAATGTTACACGTATCCATACCAAACACATAAGTACCACATTTGATCCTTGTAGATCATCACTTATATAATTACCCTTGACTTACAGGTCATCCCGGTTTATGAAACAAACGAAGAGTTCCAGCCAACATCCATTGAGGTGCAGGAAAGGTTTATACATCCCTACATAGCTGCTTGCTCTCTGCGTGTTCTTATGCTGTATGCTTCGATTGGTCTAAGATCACTGATGAATTTTATAATATGCAAAGGAACCACCAGTCATATCTTAGAACCATATCGAAGTACTGTGAACAAGGCAGTATATGCCAAAATGTCCGTTTTGATTACAAATCACAGCGTGTCATTCAGTTGTCTTATTCAAATCACCAGACATATGCGCTACACAGACGAGACATTGTTAATGTTTTGTTGACCTAGTAACTCACAAGGTTTATTTTAATAGGTAAAAGGTTTTATGCCGTGCAAGTGTAGCGGAAATGTTATTGTGACTTGGTCCTCTTTTCACCTCCGACTTTCTGTATGCTGTTGATCTAAATAATATTCCAGAAACATTTTTTGGTTTGATTGTGAGGTGTAACATCTATAATGTATAGGAAGTTTTCTACCCCCAAAATATGATGCTAGGATTACTTGTTGTAGATGGTTGATGGGgagaccacccctccccctctcctgACGGAGGCAGACCTAATTGCACTGATGGAAAAACATGGAATAGGTAAGGACCAAAACCTTATTTGCAAAGGATGAGACACGTTTTTACTCAGAAAGTCTTTAAATGAATCATATGCAAAGGATCTAGTTTGTTTTCTCAAGCTATGAGTAAATGGCAGCCTTTACCAGAATCCAAAACCACTATAATTTTCAATCGATTTCTATCCACTGAACGGGAGACGTTTAAACCGCCacattgtatttatttgaaAGATGTAAAGTCATTTATTATACCTGAATGGTTATTGTGCCTATTCCACAcgattttgattgttttcaagcCTACTTGACACAATAAAAGATAACAATTACTTTCAAGCGTACAAGTGCCCCTTTCATAAAATTCTTACTGCAATCTCAGGCACTGACGCCACCCATGCAGACCACATAGAAACCATCAAGAGCCGCTCATATGTCGGTGTGCAAGGAGATGGCACGTTTCTACCAGGACAACTTGGAATGGGACTTGTGGAAGGTACGGATTGACAAGGCTTTAGATTTTTACATCCAAGGAAAAGAGTCAGTTATGTATAGTAGGCCTATTTGTTCCAGATTTTTGCGGCGAATATAAGGTAAAAGTCTTATCTCTCTTCTTGACAGGGCTTACTTAATCTTCATTCCACTTTACTATCATCCCATACTTTACCTTCCTGTTTACAACATAAACGTTTTGACCTCTGTTCAGCGTACGACTTATCCATTCTATTTGTACATTAATTATAACTTATTCTAGGCTATGATCTTATGCACTTTGAGTTTTCCAAGCCAAAACTTCGCTCTGGACTTGAAGCAGATTTGAAGAGGTGTGTACAGATAATTATGTTTTTCCATCCCAATTGCCCTTTACTTATAAGTATCCTTTGCCTCAAGCACTCACCCAGATTGTGCAAAGCGTCCAATTCTTGGAGCACCAAGTTACTGTCAAATAATCCAAACTCATTGCCAGACAGTATGAGGTCTTTGCCAAATAGTATGAGGTCACTGCCAGATAGTTTGAGGCAATTTCCAGATAGTGTGAGGCAATTTCCAGATGGTGTGAGGCAATTGCCAGACAGTCTGAGATCATTGCCAGGGTAGTGTGAGGTCAGTGCCAGGGTGGTGTGAGGTCACTGCCAGATAGTGTGAGGTCTTTGCCAGATAGTATGAGGTCATTCCCAGATAGTTTAAAGTCACTAGCAGAAAGTGCGAGGTCATTCCCAGATAGTTTGAAGTCACTAGCAGAAAGTGTGAGGTCATTTCCAGATAGTGTGAAGTCACTGCCACATAGTCTGAGATCATTGCCAGATAGTCTGAGATCATTGCCAGATAGTGTGAGGTCACTGCCAGATAGTGTGAGGTCACTGCCAGATTGTGTGAGGTCATTGCCAGATAGTCTGATATCATTGCCGGATATTGTAAGGTCACTGCCAGATAGTCTGAGATCATTGCCAGATAGTGTGAGATCATTGCCAGGGTAGTGTGAGGTCATTGCCAGATAGTGTGAGGTCACTGCCAGATAGTGTGAGGTCATTGCCAGATAGTGTGAGGTCATTGCCAGATAGTCTGAGGTCATTGCCAGATAGTGTGAGGTCATTGCCAGATATTGTGAGGTCATTGCCAGATAGTGTGAGGTCACTGCCAGATAGTCTGAGATCATTGCTAGATAGTGTGAAGCCATTACCAGAAAGTGTGAAGTTAGTGCCAGGTATAGTTACTATCAGACCGTGTTATCGCCTGCAGCAATGGTTTACAGACTATTCAAAGCTGACCATTAATAATAGCTTATCATATAATCTTTGATTTACAGAATTTGTGATGGAACGAAAAGTGGTGCAGGTATGTTTCGTTTTGTTCACCTTTACATTGCTTACAGCTCTTAGCAGCCGCCTGCATAAAAAGCCGCAACATATCTATTGTTACATATGTCCTTTGTTTCCTGTTCTTTTGGTTGCAATACTTTGTCTTCAATTCTCCATGTTGTTAATCTTGTTTATATCCATTGCGGCGCACTTCTACATTGTAGTGGTAGTCCATTTTTTTGATGTTAcgatttattatttactttGTAGTTATGTTTTTAATCGCCATTACTTTCATTGCAATTGGTAGTCGTGCTTCGTGAACAAATTGCCAAATACAAAGAGAACTTCATCCAAGCGGCGCAAGAGGTAAGTCTTATTTGCAAGCCCATGTTTTTTACATCTTTTTTAACGAAATTCAAGTACTGAAGTCCTCCAATACCCCCTTCCTACCCCTCTCCCCGATCTTTAAAACTCATGTGCCTTGATTTGTACTAAAACTATAAGTTAGGAAAGAGATCAGAAAAGTCTGACCACAAGATGCCAtgaaaaattgttatgaaATCGGGATTTCAAATGTGAATGTTCAGAACTTAACTGATACTGTAAATGCGCTATATAAGtactatatatttattttaaagggcTTTTTTTCTGTCTGGTATGTTAACAGTTAAGATATTTATGTCCTCTTCGTAGGCGATAAAGCTTGACCAAGCGTTGTCCAACTACTTTGGTGACCCAGCGGATTTTATCGAACAAGGTAAGTGGTCCTTCTCCTACACTgcatcgcgcgctctgattggtcatgGGTCCATATGTTATCAGAGGACACACGCTTGCTTGGCTTCAGCGCCCTCTCCAAAACTTGATAGTAACATAGGAAAACATTTTCTtggttgtataaaacaaatagaccTCATTTTTTTGTGCGTCTGTCATTTTTTGCAATGTCACGTTTCTGACTTCTGTTTTTCCAATATTATGTCctcctgttttgttttttgatgTCACGTTTCTTACTTCTGTTTTGTGATATCAATATTATTACtcctgttttgttttgtgatGTCACGTTTCTTACTTCTGTTTTGTGATATCACGTTTCTAACTTCTGTTTTTGTGATGTCAAGTTTCAGACTTctgttttcttgattattgTAGAGCTTGATCCATTAGCTGCTGATCCGATAGTTCGGCCTTGTCCGAGATGCGAACAGCACCAAATGACACTACGGAAAACCAAGGAGGGAAGGCAAGTAAAATTATCATTGTCGTTGTTGTATTCCATATTAATTCCATTGGTCGCTCAGCATATTTCGGTAAAGTGAGCTGAATTACAAATAATTAAGGGGGCATGCGATAGTTGACTCGCACTAGCTAATTAGGTGAATTTTCTACACAGAactgactgcgcccgtcacaccagagaaatacgaaaaaagtaaaatatttgaattaaATTAGCCATTTctgacaaagaaactttctggcttATACTTAAGCGCCTAATAAGTCGTCTGTCCTCCATCCTTCTTACCTAATTACCTTTAGCTCAATCCTCTTTACCTAATTCTCTTTAGCCCAATCCTTATTCAACATCTTATTTTGTCTTTAGCTATATGATAGGCTGCCAGGGTTTCCCACAATGCCGTGCGTCCATCTTCCTTCCCAAGTCTGTTCTTGCACTAACTGTGGACGAGTCTGTGTGTCCTGTGTGCCGACCGCGAGATGTGCACATGCTTAGATTCACATTCAAGAGAGGCTCCGTACCACCCATGACTCCATTACAGTATGTATTCATCACCCTGTACCACCCATAATACCAAGACAGTATGTACACATCAATCTGTACCACCCATGATACCATGACAGTATGTATACATCACCCTGTACCACCCATGATACTCTGACagtatgtatacatcactCTGACCACCCATGATACCATTACagtatgtatacatcactCTGTACCACCCATGATACCATGACAGTATGTATACATCACCCTGTACCACCCATGATACTCTGACagtatgtatacatcactCTGTACCACCCATGATACCATTACagtatgtatacatcactCTGTACCACCCATGATACCATTACAGTATGTATACATCACCCTATACCACCCATGATACCATTACAGTATGTATACATCACCCTGTACCACCCATGATACCATAACAGTATGTAAACATCACTCCGTACCACCCATGATACCATTACagtatgtatacatcactCCGTACCACCCATGATACCATTACAGTATGTAATTTTATGTGATTGTATGACACGTTTCCTGTGATTTTGTGAACGTCATGACGTTTTTTTGTGATTGCAGGAAAGACGTTTTTGTCGTGTGATTGTGTGACGTTTTTGTCATGTGATTGTGGgccttttttattgattatgtCAGGTACGTTGGGTGCATCGGCGGGTGTGATGAGATGCTTACGGAAACCCTCGATATCAAGGACATTAGCCGTGTTGTGcagaacaacagacagatGCAGCAAGGTATTGTGAACTGAATAACACGACCTACAACTACTTTAGGCTTCTGACCATGGTTCTGATTACAGTTAGAGGTAATACAAGAGGGTCACAACCTTCGCGAGGTCAGAGTAGGGGGCGAAGCCAGTCAAGCCAGTTTGGAGCAAGTCAAACCAGTGCCTCAGGACGAGGCAGGGGGAGAGGAACCCGCACAACCGGATCAAACCAGTCAAGCCGGTTTAATGCTAGTCAAACTAGTCCACTTACTGATGGATTCAGTGGAAATGTTTCATGGGGACAGAATACAAACCGGTTTGGTTCTTCTCAGACCAATTCGTCCAGTTCTGCTGGGAATTTGAGTACAACAGTCGACTCAGGGATGTTTTCACCGAATGGGATGTCTTCATTCAACTCAAATAACAAGTGAGTGTAAAGTGAGCGAGAACCACCCAGAGGCAGCATCCTGCTTCAATATAACATTCCATTGGTACGTCTTGTTAGCTACTCTAATTAAGATTAAACTCATCGCCTGATAAGTTAGTCTTGTTAGCTACTCTAATTATCATGAAGTATTCACAGGTTTGTGCATTGTTTTATTCCAAGTTCCAGAGGATTCTGGCTGGTATGCGCATGAAATTTTTATGATACAGTTATTATGTTTGTTACAGTGACGAAAATGCTATTGTGTGTACCTGTGGTAACGCTGCTATTCAACTGACGGTCAGGAAGGACGGTCCCAATCAAGGTAATTGTCGATCACTTAGAGCCGGCTGACTATGAAAGTCTGTCCATCCTTATGCCCCTATTAACACAATGCGTTACACACCTTGCATGCCTTGCATCTTGTTGTATTCTGTAGGAGGTCAGTTCTACAAATACCATGTGATTCTTGTTGTATTTTGTTGGGCGTCCGTTCTACAAATGCCATGTGATTCCATAGTCGTGAATATTGTCGTATTCTGTCGGGTGTATTGTCCCAACTATATAAGCgttatacatatatatacgTTATGTGCCTCTTGCTTAATTCTGTAGGCCGTCAGTTCTACAAATGTTCCCAGCGGGAAGGCGGCTGCGATTTCTTCCTTTGGGCAGACGCTAACGGACCGTTACCCAGCACTCCTCGACCAACCCTGTGGTCCTCGACCAATGGATCATCTTCTTGGAATGATTCAGGTAAGCGCTTGGATCACGTGTTCATCTCGTTACTTCTGGTAAAACCACGGGCTTATCGCAAAACTCACGTTATTTCCGGTAGAACCATGTATTTATTGTTGAAATGACGTTACTTCCGTTAGAGCAATGCGTTTATCGCTGAAGTTGCAATACTTCTGGTACACCCATGTGACACGTTACTTTGAAAAGAGGCTGATATGGGTATCTTTACAGGTTTCGGTGGTTCTGGTGGAAACTCACAAAGGTCAGTTCCGTCACACAATCGCATCAGTACGGTCATTAAATCTCAACAGTATCGTCACGCAATCCATCAATACCGTCAAACAGTCTCTCCAGAACCGTCACAAAATCTCATCAGTACCGTGACACAATCTCAGCAGTACCGTGACGCAATCTCATTAATACCGTCACACAATTTCATCAGTGCTATCACACAATCCCATCAGTACCGTGGCACAATCTCATCACAACCGTCACGCAATCCATCAAAACCGTCAAACAATCTCTTCAGTACCGTTACACAATCTCATCAGTACCGTCACGCAATCTCATCAGTGCCGTCACACAATCTCATCAGTACCGTCTTAAATGCCAACATCTCATCAGCGGACACTTCTGAATGTGAAAAAGGCATCTTTTGGTGAAATGACCATGGTCTTTGTAGTCTATACAGAAATGTGTTAGAAATACAGGGATTCATAATAGTGTTTTCTTGATGCTTCTAGCATCGGTGATGAACTTGTGTGTAACTGTCGGCAGCCAGCTGTAAGgtaagggtttatttttaaatcagCCCCCGTAtgtataccccacccccaTTTTGGTGCTCAAAAGTTATTTTTGAGGAACGGGCTTGGATTAGATTATGATTATTAGGATGGAAGATTTGTCATGTTCAGTGGAGAAGAaaccacgtgactttttggatggcaaactcgcgcacgCTCCGTCCTTTgccggcaaaataacaacaaaacggaacttattcagcgcttacgaataaACCCAGAAAGGGCTTTGTGTCAGAAAGGGCTCATTTTCATCGAAAGAATTTATTTCTCGTTCGACGGGTgcagccatttctgtgttATTTGTTACTTAAAAAGTTACATGTTTTAGTGCATGTCGCCTTTATTTACATATTAAAAGTAAAATGTTCGCTTTTAAAGCCGAACTGTCAACAAAGATGGTCCAAACAAGGGTCGCCCCTTCTACTCCTGCAGTAAACCGATCGGCCAAAGCTGTGGCTTCTTCAAATGGGCCGACCAGGACGAGGACGGGACAGGGCGTGGCATGTCACGAGGGGGCAGTAGAGGGGGGACAGGCGGAGCGGCCCGGGGAGGCGCTGGAGGAGGCGGAAGGAAGAGGAAACGATGCGGGAATTGTCACCAGGAAGGTACGATGTTGTACAATGTGGCGATTGCTATTAGTATAGTTCCGTTATTTGGGGATTTCTAAATACAGATCAACACTGTGATGATACAAGTATCTAAAATCATAACCTAGAAATATTTATAGGTTTTTTACTCGTTTATAGAGAACATCCCTGTTTGTTTAGGGTACTAGTACTGCAGTTCATTGTTCTGTTATTCCTTAAAtgaatttgcttgtttttAGGTCACACCAAGAGAACATGTCCCGTGAATCGGTGACCCAAGATTTTAAAGTTGTATAGAATTGAAACATGTATGTGTATTACAGATGTATATATATGCAAATATACTACTCTAATCGACTGATTGTTTGAgaattgttttatcttttGAATGATCATTTTTATACCGATCTTCTATCACACACTTTCCTCAGACTGAGAAGAGCTGTTTAAATAGGCGTTTACTGAATGATACCATGATCACCTCGGATTCTTTTGTATTCTGAGAGACGATTACTAACGAAATTTCCTCGAAAACAATAGATGGTCCTTAATTTCACTCATGCATTAATGATGAGGGAGatttagtttctaaatttcccttaTGTATTAATGATAGGGGCATTTAGTTTTTAAATTTCCCTCATACATTAATAATtagggaaatttagaaaaagacaaaagaatcttttgtcttctaaatttccctctaCATCAGTGCATgaaagaaatttagaaccaaGATACCTCTTCTAGTTTTCACCAGGGAAACAAATAGAAGGCATCTTCCTGATTAGAGCAGGAATAGACCCTGCGCCAAAAGACCAGAGTATGCGCCTGCGGCGTCGGGACGTCAACCAATCATCCCTCGGTTGCGGGTATATTTGATCACTAAATTCCCCTCGTGCCATGCTAAATTATAAATTATCATTTGTCTCCTTTTTTTCCTCTAGGATATCTTTTACATTTTGACGCGCGCTAGCGTTGCCATCTTGACAGTTTTACCATGCCACGCGCGCCACCGTGGCCATCTTGACAGTTTTttcatgcgacgcgcgctagcgtggccaccttggcagttttgtgaagtaggCCAAAAAAACTCAATGAGACTGCGATAAACGTGCTGACTGACATAAACTTCACTAGCAAACCAGGTAAAGAAATGCTTCAGTGCACATCAGAGCACGATGGAATCCCCCTAGTTAGGAAGTCTTTGTCAATCTGCGATCCTCGCATGTTAATTAA contains:
- the LOC5511714 gene encoding DNA topoisomerase 3-alpha isoform X2 — protein: MRVLNVAEKNDAAKELSRIMSRGQCTRREGQSRFNKIYEFNFNILNANARMVMTSVSGHLMSLEFAIAYRKWSSCSPLSLFDAPVVKNVGEDYLPIKKTLECEVRGSQALIIWTDCDREGENIGHEIIDVCTKVCPRIKVYRARFSEITPQSVQRACANLVAPDRLQSEAVDVRMELDLRIGAAFTRFQTLRLQKVFPGFLSDQLISYGSCQFPTLGFVVERYKQVQQFVPEQFFKIKVSHETPDGQVDFVWKRGRLFHRLPCLILYQMCLESPTAKVLSTSSRPKSKWRPLPLDTVELEKLASRKLHINAKETMKIAEKLYTQGFISYPRTETNMFPSSLNLAELVEKQVQDANWGGFASDVLANGPNPRQGSKTDNAHPPIHPTQYTNNLQGNDKRLYEFIVRHFLACCSQDAQGRETSVEIDIAGEKFTATGLMITARNYLDVYPYDRWSTKVIPVYETNEEFQPTSIEMVDGETTPPPLLTEADLIALMEKHGIGTDATHADHIETIKSRSYVGVQGDGTFLPGQLGMGLVEGYDLMHFEFSKPKLRSGLEADLKRICDGTKSGAVVLREQIAKYKENFIQAAQEAIKLDQALSNYFGDPADFIEQELDPLAADPIVRPCPRCEQHQMTLRKTKEGSYMIGCQGFPQCRASIFLPKSVLALTVDESVCPVCRPRDVHMLRFTFKRGSVPPMTPLQYVGCIGGCDEMLTETLDIKDISRVVQNNRQMQQVRGNTRGSQPSRGQSRGRSQSSQFGASQTSASGRGRGRGTRTTGSNQSSRFNASQTSPLTDGFSGNVSWGQNTNRFGSSQTNSSSSAGNLSTTVDSGMFSPNGMSSFNSNNNDENAIVCTCGNAAIQLTVRKDGPNQGRQFYKCSQREGGCDFFLWADANGPLPSTPRPTLWSSTNGSSSWNDSGFGGSGGNSQSIGDELVCNCRQPAVSRTVNKDGPNKGRPFYSCSKPIGQSCGFFKWADQDEDGTGRGMSRGGSRGGTGGAARGGAGGGGRKRKRCGNCHQEGHTKRTCPVNR
- the LOC5511714 gene encoding DNA topoisomerase 3-alpha isoform X1; translation: MRVLNVAEKNDAAKELSRIMSRGQCTRREGQSRFNKIYEFNFNILNANARMVMTSVSGHLMSLEFAIAYRKWSSCSPLSLFDAPVVKNVGEDYLPIKKTLECEVRGSQALIIWTDCDREGENIGHEIIDVCTKVCPRIKVYRARFSEITPQSVQRACANLVAPDRLQSEAVDVRMELDLRIGAAFTRFQTLRLQKVFPGFLSDQLISYGSCQFPTLGFVVERYKQVQQFVPEQFFKIKVSHETPDGQVDFVWKRGRLFHRLPCLILYQMCLESPTAKVLSTSSRPKSKWRPLPLDTVELEKLASRKLHINAKETMKIAEKLYTQGFISYPRTETNMFPSSLNLAELVEKQVQDANWGGFASDVLANGPNPRQGSKTDNAHPPIHPTQYTNNLQGNDKRLYEFIVRHFLACCSQDAQGRETSVEIDIAGEKFTATGLMITARNYLDVYPYDRWSTKVIPVYETNEEFQPTSIEMVDGETTPPPLLTEADLIALMEKHGIGTDATHADHIETIKSRSYVGVQGDGTFLPGQLGMGLVEGYDLMHFEFSKPKLRSGLEADLKRICDGTKSGAVVLREQIAKYKENFIQAAQEAIKLDQALSNYFGDPADFIEQELDPLAADPIVRPCPRCEQHQMTLRKTKEGRTDCARHTREIRKNYMIGCQGFPQCRASIFLPKSVLALTVDESVCPVCRPRDVHMLRFTFKRGSVPPMTPLQYVGCIGGCDEMLTETLDIKDISRVVQNNRQMQQVRGNTRGSQPSRGQSRGRSQSSQFGASQTSASGRGRGRGTRTTGSNQSSRFNASQTSPLTDGFSGNVSWGQNTNRFGSSQTNSSSSAGNLSTTVDSGMFSPNGMSSFNSNNNDENAIVCTCGNAAIQLTVRKDGPNQGRQFYKCSQREGGCDFFLWADANGPLPSTPRPTLWSSTNGSSSWNDSGFGGSGGNSQSIGDELVCNCRQPAVSRTVNKDGPNKGRPFYSCSKPIGQSCGFFKWADQDEDGTGRGMSRGGSRGGTGGAARGGAGGGGRKRKRCGNCHQEGHTKRTCPVNR